AATTCAATACTCACTAACGCACTTATTGTAGCACCTAAACGAGCTAAAACGATCGAAGGTTCATCGGTGAAGCGTTCTACTTTTACTAGGGGTTTTTCGTTGGAGACTAGATAACCTGCACCTAAAATAGCTAGAGTAAATACCACTACCTCAAAGACAGTATCATAGAGGCGATTGCGAAAAATTATCCCTGTTACCGCATTGGGAACGCCACTATCTGCTACTATCCCTTCTATATATACATAGGATTCTTCTACATCTACTGCGGGATTAGGAATAACTAACATCTTGATAAATAGCGCGATACCTGCGAGTATATATATCCATCTCATGGGTGTTTTTGCTCCGTTGTTTTACAATAATCAAGACTTAGGTTGGTGGAATTCCAATCGCGATCGCTTGCGATAATGTCATAGAGTCGTTGAACTCTTATACTGGTAAGATAAACCTGGTCAGTTTCTAAACAGGTAGCGTGTATTTCTTTGGCTAAGAGAGCTTTTTCTAAGGCTACGTCGTCTTCATAGGGGACTAATTCTAGACGCATGTGACGTTTAACGAGGATTTGACGCAAACTAGCTAATATTCTTTGAAAATCAACGTTTTTATTATTCTTACTTCCTTCTAGTACGCCTAAACGCATAATCAGTGAAGAACGTACCGCTACTACATAAAGGGTTATGGAGAGCATTGTACCTACTAAAGCTTCGGTTAAAGCTACGTCAGCTCCACCTAAGACAGCGTAAACCATCGCAGCTATTGCACCTAATACCCCACGGATAACTAAAGCGTGGTAGGGGTTAACTTGGATGACTACCAAGATTGCGCTCAAGGGTAATAACGCTACAATAAAATAAATATATGGTTCATTCATTGCTATCCTCAATATTACTACTAGAACAATAAGCTAATACGTAACCCAGTACTGTATTCCAAATCGCTAAAGAAATTATCCCTAAAATCAATAAGGGCCATTCTCGGGGTATCTTGATTAATAATCCTATCACGATTAACATTGAGCCTAGGGTATCAGAAACTGAGAGACTATGGAGTTTAAATAACACTGAGCGATCGCTCAGTAAATGAGATGTCCCCCAAAACCACAAAAATAAACCGATAATTATTAAGAAATTACTCAACAGATTGCTCATAATCATAATCATTGATGCGTTTAATTAACTGTGCTAATAACATTAAAGCTGCATTCCCTACACTGAGAATAATGATACCTACTACCCCAATCATCCAATCGTCATGCCAAACTGAGATAACTAAAATCATGATGGATGTTTTGGTAGCAATACTGGCGAAAGCTAACATTTTTTGCCAAATCTCGTCATATTGCCAAGATTGATAAATGGGGATTAACAAACTTACAATCATGGTAATAATTAATATATTCATTGTTTTTACCTTTTAACCCAATGTACTTGATACCAACCGTTTTGATCATATCTAACTACTATCGTTTTTGGTGTGAAAGTAATTAGAAAGATATCTAGAAAAATTAACCCTGGTGTTCGTGCTGGTTTCACTCTTTCTCTAAGTATTTCTTCACGATTATGGGGACGAAAGATAATTTCTATAGCTTCTTTATAAGCAATGGGAATCGCTGCGACAATTTTAACCAGAATATCTATCCATTCTTTTAAGGTTTCTTTTTGGACACGTCCTTGGGGTAAAATCAGAGCAATAGTCACACCAATGACGATATTAACTAAACTCAAATCCGAGGTTAACAAAAACCAAATAGCTAAGCGTAAAACCAAATTGAGAGGATTAATTCTCATACTGTTAACACCATCCAAAATATTAGAATCAACATTAAACTCATAAAACCAATTAGGTTGTCAAATTGTTCTAAAACCCGATTTAAGGTTATATTGATTTTGCGGAAAATTAGCCCATAAGCTAAACAACCTGCCAAGATAATTATTAAAGCTTTGCTTAAATTAGCTATGGTATAAGCTTCTAAATAGAAAGCATTCCCTAAGCATAAACCAACTATTAAAACAATTACTCCAGACCAAAAAGTTGGTCTAACCTGTTGTTTTCCTCCAAAGGGTAAAAAGATAAATTTAGCGTAAACTATCGATGTAGAAACAGCTGCTATATTCATGATTACAATTTGCCAAGGTAACAGGTTTTTAACTGTTAAACTTTTAGCTGCAAAACCTACTAATAGAGGAAATCCCATCATCGATAAACTCGCTATAGTTAACACTATCCAGAGAGGAGTATTGA
This Gloeocapsa sp. DLM2.Bin57 DNA region includes the following protein-coding sequences:
- a CDS encoding cation:proton antiporter, whose product is MRINPLNLVLRLAIWFLLTSDLSLVNIVIGVTIALILPQGRVQKETLKEWIDILVKIVAAIPIAYKEAIEIIFRPHNREEILRERVKPARTPGLIFLDIFLITFTPKTIVVRYDQNGWYQVHWVKR
- a CDS encoding cation:proton antiporter (subunit B of antiporter complex involved in resistance to high concentrations of Na+, K+, Li+ and/or alkali): MRWIYILAGIALFIKMLVIPNPAVDVEESYVYIEGIVADSGVPNAVTGIIFRNRLYDTVFEVVVFTLAILGAGYLVSNEKPLVKVERFTDEPSIVLARLGATISALVSIELAIRGHLSPGGGFAAGVAGGTAIGLIAITASPEWLQAIYLRFSAAIWEKVSVVIFIFLAILTLCGFALPQGELGTLVSGGIIPILNILVALKVALGSWAVILIFIRYRGLL
- a CDS encoding DUF4040 domain-containing protein translates to MNEPYIYFIVALLPLSAILVVIQVNPYHALVIRGVLGAIAAMVYAVLGGADVALTEALVGTMLSITLYVVAVRSSLIMRLGVLEGSKNNKNVDFQRILASLRQILVKRHMRLELVPYEDDVALEKALLAKEIHATCLETDQVYLTSIRVQRLYDIIASDRDWNSTNLSLDYCKTTEQKHP
- a CDS encoding sodium:proton antiporter, with amino-acid sequence MSNLLSNFLIIIGLFLWFWGTSHLLSDRSVLFKLHSLSVSDTLGSMLIVIGLLIKIPREWPLLILGIISLAIWNTVLGYVLAYCSSSNIEDSNE